aataaccgttagttgcagcccttctTGCTCGTGCAGTGGAGCTATTGTAATGGATTGCATCGAATTGTACATGTGTACCTAACAAACTGATAACCCTGCGTATAACTTAATCTCTGATCTTATAATTAGATGGATCCTGCTTGAATTAAATCAGTGTCCGACACCACGACCTGTACTGCTAGCACAGCCTCTCCCTTTACTCCTCTTATGAGCTTTCAAACCATTTCTTTGTCTTTAACATCACCATCAGCAATTTCTCATCATGTTTTCGTCTCACTTAATGTCTCTGATTACGCAATTAGAGATAGATTCTTGCTCAGAAGGCCTTTTAATATGATTACCAGGGCGTCTACCAAACAATTATGTATGAAAAATTTGCGTTCATCATCAAACAGGCTGGGGTTAGTAGAGTCATGCTTTCTGAATGCCACGTTGGGATTTCATCTGCTTTACTCAGAACAACAGAGAGGTTTAAGAAACATTTATGAACTCAAGGCCCACTAGTGTGAATGAcaccaaattaaaacaaaagagGCTTCTTAAACATGATAACCCATTTCCTCCAGTGGCTGAACAGTCATCATGGATAAATAGCCGGGTCCACTGAGCCAAAAGCGGAGCAAAACTACACTTCCACAGCTCCTCCGAGTAAATATTTAACAATAGCTGAAGAGCAGCCGTGCAAGTGCTATTTTAATCCTCATACGCTCCCGTGGCAGATGATGTTTTTTAAGCTGAATTTATAAATAGAACTAACTCTGTTATGAACTCATACAGCTCTTTTCAAAGTCAAGGTGGCTTCAGTTTTGAGTATTTTATAACGATCCAATAAGCAAATGAAAGCACATCTCTCTAAGATATAAAGAAGAGGACACCTTTTGTTTgacatgcacataaacacatgtCTCAGATCCCAAATCCCAGCCCACTGTAGTCTCAGACATGAGGACACCCACATGCAGAAGGGCTCTCAGGCCAGTGTCTAGGATTAGACTGCCATAATAACTATGCAACACAAACTCTCACCACTCCCTTACTTTAACCGTGCATGCTCGGGCCACCACTGATTTATTTAAGAGGTTGTATTTCAGCTCAACTTAAATTTAGAAAGACCGTTGCAGCGAGCTTCTTACGAGGAGactgcacattatttttttctcctctttgaaTGAGGGACAAGTGTGGCTTCAAATCATTCACAGATGTGCTGGTGCTCTGCCacgcaagaggaggaggaggaggaggaggaggaggaggaggaggaggaggaggaggaggaggaggaggaggagaggcagaggcAGGGCCGCTCCCACACCGTAGGCAGGCAGTGGAGATGGGAGGAAGCAGGGGAGCTGGAGCTCCATCTCCAAGTGCCActctctcacacgcacacacacgcacgcgcacacgcacacacagcctCAGTAATAGCCCGGAGCTGAACCCAGCCATGCGTCTCTAAGCATTCACAGTCATGTGAAACAACATAATCTGACACTCCTGACCCATGTTGTTCCCTGGGCCCCTGCAAGACACAGTTTATGTAATCTATAGagcagtgaaaaaaaaagaagctaagCTGCAGTTTTATGTGGTTTGTAATCAACCCGATGCTTATTTCCATATTATGAAACATCCGCTGACCTTCCCCGCTACCTCGATGCAAATGTGCAAAACCTGCTTTAGTGTAAGCACGCAGCTACTTGAACGCACATCAGAGCGCCTCACTTTGTATACTGTGGTGAAAATACATCAATGACGACGGCAAGGAACAGCTGAGGTATTTTGAGTGTGTCGGTGAGACAGAGTGAGAGCTCAACTTGCACAATTATGGTTTCAacgcagagaggaagagagagagggagttcaTCCCAAAAGCCCCGCGCTCCTTAAGTACCATGAACAGTCAGCAGCTTACTAATGCACACACATAAGCAAAAACACATGCctgtttaataataatgatatccCGCGGTGATTAGCCAGGCCTTACCTGCTCATAGTTTAGCCGCTGAGCCTCTGATATCTCTTTAGGCTTGGTTTCCAGGATGTAGTCTCCTGCAGAGTGACAGAGGGAAAGAGATGTTGACTCGACAGCAGAGCAAAAACAATCCCCCACCTTGACTGATTATCACAATGGCTTCATAACTCAAGCGTTTGTATAGAAGGTGACAGATGTTTTGAGATGTTTTAAAGAGCCGTTGGGATGGTTTAGCACCGGCCAGCTGTTTGCAAAGAGAAGGCTGTGCCAAACATGAAGCATCGGTTGAGTCCCTGTCCGCTGCGGTGTCACCTGAGAGCTCTGTAGCAGAGATCAGCGCTACAAACATGCTGCAGAAAACCAAATCTAGACTTTACACTATATCAGACGTAGGTGGTTATTTCTCTGACCACGACACCTCAAGCCACATGTTTGTTTCGGTTGTAGTTTGCCTTTCTCTTAAATAGAATATTGCTTATACAATTGTTTAGTTCCATTTGTTTTTTAGAAACATTTGCAGTAGCGATAAACggcgatatccatctgagaataactaataataatgaataatgttgtgggattattccttatttcatgggctatttggggatttatacattactattacatacatacatacatatattaaaaaaacaaagcattcgaatattgatttggaggttgaataccatggcaacagtcgaagcttcgaagcatttgaGTCAGCCCTAATTTTCAGCATTTCACATTGATTCAACAGCAAAGGAAGTCGTGCAAATATATTCTTGTATTGCAGTCCTTACTTTTAAAACTCTTGTGAGTGTTTTTCAAAACGCTTCACAGAGAATCATTAATTTATTAGGAACAGGCCAGAGTATCATGCTGCACTTTCAACACATACTTTTCCTGAGTAGTGCTCAGAGGAATGCCATCGACCTCTTGTCAACAGCTACATTAAGTAAAAACAGCCacacatggagaaaaaaaaacactgtcatGTGTATTTTGCTCAAGTGAATATAATGAATGGAGTATATCCAGGGGGAAAATAGCCGTTTGAGctattattttgtcatttctgCTTTATAATTGTAATGACTGACCTAAAAAGGCACGATGACTTCTCCATGTGCAGGCTGTGAGAAATAACTGTCCAATCCATAACTAGCCTATCTATGCACAAAATACAGTTAATGTGACCAAAGTAAAGACTTGTTTAGCTCTATTAATTAGTGCACAAAGTGATAGTCAGGCTCATAGACGATTTGCAGCTGCGTTCTGCAACATGTGAACTTAAGTTTTACAAGGTGTTCGGATTGAACAAGAGACTAACTGCTGGTTGCAGTTTAAAAAACATGTCTGGCTTGATTTCCATGCAGTCGCCCTACATGAAGATTTTAGTGCAAGTCGAGATTTTTTCAAGCAAGGGGGCCAGCCAGCGGAGTGGTTTTACTACAGCAAGTCCATGCCAGGGAAAACCCGCCGCCACCGCTCTGTACTCCAGTGAACTGTGGACTCATTCAACTCTGGTCCTCTTGTTAATATCTGTATCCATCTGCCTCTATGAATCACTGGCTATGCTACACTGCGACAACCCACTTTAAACACCACATCTGAACTTCATCAACCATCATCACCCttggtgtttgtgtctgtgtgttgccGAATTTAGAAGTCATCCAGCAGCACCTGAACATGATACAAGATGTGAACAACTTTGTGTGCGTAATAACATGCGAGCACAAGGTGAACTCATCCTCCCAAATACAACACAAGTGGGCACATTCGGAGAGAAAGAATGTACATAGTGATGCGAAAATTCCTTCATTATTTCACTGTGATTTATGGAGATGAGAGCACAGTTTGAGCCATGAACACAAACAAGTTCAACAATCACAGTAAGGGGGTTAACATCTACCATAAAAGAGTTCACATACAGTGCTGTGATGTTGATTATTTCAGTCTGCTCGTGGTAGGTGGATACTGAAGGCCCTGACAGAGCTGAGAGGAGACACTACTAACTCTACCTCTAAAGAACCCCTGCTGTAATCAGACTCTCTACTTTGATATTGTAGAGTAATTTTAGTTATGAAGGGCAGGACACAGCCAGATGGAAGAGATAGCTCCGGTTTCCGAAGATTTAATCACGGGGGATTCCCCTGTTCTGGTCTCTTCCTCTGTTGACTCTGGAATATATATATCTCTGACCTCTCAAATTTGAGAGGACGTGAAACACAAGAATGTTTACTAGGAGTGTTGAAACTCAGAGCCAGTGGCTTTACGGGCTAGTTTGTTTACAAGTGCGGACTCTGTAAAAGCAGGTCAACATATTAGTATTGAAGTAAGCTACTTTATACATTTGTTATCTTCTGCAAAGATATAACATTATTGTAAATGTAAAGCCAGGTGAAAAAAAGCAGAAGAGGGCCATATTCAATGAAATATCATGGCTTGATATCATTATTGCATTTTCCCCCTTTGATCAATGACATGGCATCAACTTGCTCTTGTATAATAGGTTTAATAGCTACAACCACTCACCAAGATACTCCATCAGTTGCTCAACAGTTATAATTTCCATCATAGGTGGCATCTTAACCTGCAACAGAGACATAGACAcccatcattcattcattcagtacAAATTTATCAAACAAAGCACTGCAACAAAAACTAAAGATcgtattgataacattttaatgtagacaaatatatatttttttaaataatacatctacagagcctttagaaaggtgctgaataaaagtatggcttttctgaaaaaaatgatgactgtgaattaattgttttaaaaatgttggcaggtccaaaataaatgtttttgtttatctctgtggaagatatctgacattcaGTTCCCACTTCttacaaggcttgtgagccaatagagtgctacaggaatgaatcCTCAAAtctggaaatgagttagtacTTCTGGTTCCCTTGACTTGGGTTTTTAGGTAGATGACtgaaataagctctgtggttaacacaagcttaagagattttaaaggttttgttctacgacataaaatacatcaataattggagattatcttgctgaaccaAATGTGTatgtatcataaacgtgtgtttatgcaataatccaaaacccaatggaaaaatcccattgacttTTTGCTGAGAAAaccagtgcgatgctaacttcctggttgtcctcaaggcctatggaaaggaggcagGGTCACTGGTCATCaatgcgtcatatctttgggggtataacgcatgcgcagtaaaatctgacctgcactcgccgaaattgagccaatcgcaacgcatgACTGCAGCTTCAGATACACTGCACGTGTGTTATACCCCAGACCTCAAGACcgatgtccgcccgtgacccagcctcctttccataggccttggttgtcctacaaaaatacgtcatccctgcagcactctacaCTACActgacgttggtatcacgtggtatctctgggtcgtcagttagtgtggaaaaatggataaatggctgagattgacgctAGGTGcctggcaacaacttgttgtgaagtaaatgcaatgaaacgggggagggagaatgtgactaGTGTAGTATCTAGTATCAGTAGACAAGTATCTAGTGGATGAATGAAATCAATGCACCtttccctaaaaaaaaaaacaggacaaaAATATTTACAGTTGGGACCCATGTGTTACAGTTTGTAAAACACCACATTATGTCAACATTCAACATGCACTGACATGTTGATATAAATTGAAACCTAATGCTAACATGTCTTGACTAGTGATGTTtcggtcgcgaacgagccggcTCAAAGAACCGgttcttttaagtgaacgatggtagccggctcccgtccgagagacgtttttttttttttattactattgattcaaggcagaatgataggatgatttTCTCTGCGCCACgtgcactccatgcactgactgtgactgatggttgtgttaatgacatccgtgcgaccaatcaggtaaTGAGAGACAAGGATCAAACCATCGAGCAGGGAGGGGCGGCGGTGGGCAGCGcgcaggtacagagcaggagggggagagaaagagaaaggagtgTGATGtgcggaaacgaagcagcatgtaaaattatggtattctggaaattataaggtttagtataattatattgaataatttaagtgatatatgtgtacacatactaatcataggtcaaaacagtgctaaatttggctgacttataaaaggcagaagtggtaaaacgaagagccgtttgggagccgaaagagccggctcttcttggtgagctgagccaaatgatgtggctcactaaaaagagacagaattcccatcactaatcTTGACAGAAATGAGTTTTCAGACAGGAAGTGCTGAGGGATAGAGGATGACTTAGACTGATGGATGTAGTGTTAGATGTGGTATGTTAACCATTAGCACATCTAAATGTTAACGACAAATTTCCCATTGAAATTATATACTaactgctgacagagcttaCAATATTACACTTAAATACACACTtaaataggctactctatcaaaaagtaagcacaacagTATAGATgaaatatacttagacttttatgtatacttgtcagtaaaaGCCAAGTACactaaaaagtaaactgaaagcatgcACTCTATATTAAGTTTAGAAGAAATAGCACgcttgaataaacttctattTGGCAAGGGTATTCATTGTTTGTATTTTCCCCCTAGTTTATTGCCCTTATTGGGGGGAAAGAAGTAGCCTTTAATTGCCTAAATGTATATAGGCCTAATATGTAAACATAACCACAAACAGTATAACCAGTCAGCTGTTTTGTAATCAAACTCTAATTGTAACATATTATGTAAACATACAAAATTGTATATAAAAGCTGGAGTTCCCAATGAAAGAATCACTACCAGCTTAAtctttcaatatattttatagattaaatatatactgtatatttatactaTTGTAGCCTATACATATATTGCTAACAGAGCTTACAATATGTGTGTCTACTTGTAGGTATAGAATCAAGTTTCTATTGATCTATTGATTTACCTTCCATGCCAGCAGCAGGACATTCATAATGGCCAGTAACGGACATGGTCCGTTCTCGTTCTGGGTGATGATCGGCGTGTTCTCCTCCCTCCACTTGATCCACTTGATGTGGTAGATGGACTGGCCCTGGCCCTGTGCGGCGGCCCGGTCCTTAGCGCAGCCAGTCTTTGTCCCATCAGCCCCGTACTCGCCCTGCAGCAGGGCCAGGGCCAGTCCTCTGTCCTCCGGTCCTGTCTCGCTGTTCAGGTCTGAGCTGGGACAGGAGTTGAGGTTGGAGAAGGACTCCAGTGAATCCATGCTGCGGGACTCTCCACCGAGGCTGGCATCGGGGTCACTCCCACTCGGCAATCCCTCCGAGGAGGTGTGATTGTCCGGACACAGATGAGTCGGTTTGGCAAGTTTTGTCGCTTCACTTTCTCCACCAGCTCTCACCTCACCGATGCTCTCCTTACCGGCAGGTGAAGACACACCACCGGGTGTGTTGTTTACTAACTTTGAGGCGCCACCCTCGCTATCTCCTGCAGCCAGCACCGAGTCATCATGACCCATCCCGTTACTGATCCCGCTGCTCGTCTTGGTGctgtccttcttcttcttcttgtcctccTGCTGCACCAGGACTCCCATCACTTCTCCCGGCACACACTTCCCGGCACTAGAGCTGACATTACCGGCGCTGCTTGGAGCAGTAACGTTCACGGTGCTGCTGTTATTACAACTAGCGTTCACCGTTAAAGTGCCGAGAGGAGGCGGCTCACTACTCGGGCATTTCTCGGCTGCTCCTTTCACTACTCCTCCTCCGACTACAGCCGTACCGTCGCACATCTCTGTCGCTATCGTGGCACACAAAGAGCTGCCGTCGGTGTCTCGATGCAGGTTCTCATTTTTCTCCATTTCGAGATGTTTGTAACAGACTGTCGACAGATATTTTTTTAGCtcagttgcagcagcagcagcttcagtccCAGAGACGCCATGACAACTCCGAGAGTGACGTCATCAGAGTGAATTGCTTTCAGGCCAAGCAAAGAGGGGGGGGGCGGTTAGGCGGTGGTGCATTCAAGTGAGCTCGTGTTCTTCTGATTCTAAAAGTTtatcaatttcaattcaatttactttattgatcatgactgtcaggtgaacaatatttgccaaagcgtcaattcaatgataaatcaaaatttaaaaaaagagcaaaataaaaacaaaaacatatatatatacatatatacaaattacaatatatagatatttaaaaagaacatgcatgtacatggaagaaaacaataaagaagtaattaatgattgttgtgtcaataaaacaaacaataaaaaacaattaataacaatatattgaaaatatatgaggataaatgtaaaaaataacaaaaaaacaacaaccccaTGATGACATATATCTTGTTTTGAGGtggaaatattacaaatttGTCTGTTTTAATGACTCGTCTTCAATGAATACCAGCTAAAATGTAGTAGatatgactgtcaggtgaacaatattgccaaagcgtcaattcaataataaataaaaataataaaaaaagaacaaaacaaaaacatatacatacatatatacaattcattaagcaaattacaatatataggtATTTCAAAAGAACATgtatggaagaaaacaataaaaggtTTGAGCCAGTGGAAATATtttaaacgttttttttatattctgtattttgcTGCCTTGCTGAGGACATAGGGGATGTTATGCTTAAGGACAGACAATAAACAATCTGAACAATAAATTACTacttttgtgtctgtgtggaaGTGCACATAAATTCTGAGATTATACACGCATTGTATACAAAAATCGTCAAAATACATTAAATGGCCActattttcaatttcaatttattatctctttattggcatgactgtcaggtgaacaatattgccaaagcgtcaattcaatagtaaatacaaattaaaaaaagaacaaaataaaaacaaaaacatatatatacatacaacaacaactacaacaacaacaaaaacccccccatgaagtagaggagtaaataaaaggcagagtgtgagttacatctatcatgtgttgttgtcgttgtctctaaggctgtgacatgcactgacatatcctgcaTCACTCTGTTCCAAAATATGTGGTCCATCCGATACATTTTAAACGAACTATACTCATTCAAAACGTGTTTTAATGACTGGGGTGACGAGGTTATATGTCAACTACTACATTTAAGCTAGTATTCATTGACGACGAGTCATTAAAACAGACGAATTTGTAATATTTCTACCTCAAAACAAGATAtgttatcatgtttttttttgtttgttattttttacatttatcctttgatattgcaatatattgttatttaattgtttgtttgttttattgacacaacaaacattaattgcttctttattgttttattccatttacatgcatgttctttttaaatatctatatattgtgatttgcttaatgaattgtatatatgtatatatatatatatatgtttttgtttttttattttgttctttttgtatttttatttattattgaattgacgcttttgcaatattgttcacctgacagtcatgccaataaagcaaaagcaaattgaaattgaaaatagTGGCCATTTAATGTATTTTGACGATTTTTTGTATACAGTGGGTGTATAATCTCTGCATCTATGTACAcctccacacagacacaaaagtAGTAACTTACTGTTCAGATTGTTTATTGTGTGTCCGTAAGCATAACATCCCCTACATACATGGATGTTTAAAGATAAATGTGTAACTGACTGTATCTGCAAACCGTTGAAAAGTTCCTACTTTTACGAGGACTCCTGAACGGAACCTGCCGTGGCCTGGATCATGTGTACGAGTGCACGCCATAGTGCACGCGCATTTGTGAGAGCATACAAATCTCGCGATACCAGACCTCTGTACTACCAGAGAGCTCACAATAACAACAGTAACTATGATCAATAATTAATAGTCATTGTAACCTCTTTGGTATTACTGTCCGAATAAAATAGACATTGGAAATTATGAGTCAGTCATTCTTTGTGAATTTTAACCACATTTGGTTTgaacacatgaaaacaaaagtatttttttgtatttatttagtttagtgCAAAAACCCAATCATTCTTAATTCAAACCAATATGATTTATTGGGCTCATTCggtcttgtgaagggctcatcgcatgggtggaaaaaagtataaaatgcaagtctccctaTAAAATAATCCAAGccacactgtagtgtttgaacaaaattaaaatgcctttattttattttgtaaaataaaggcatttttttctgaataagcccaatacacctgaaggatccaaagagcacctgtatgtgatcACCACAGAGACCCAGCAGCGCTTCCACTCCATTGTCCTcattatgatttattgattCTAAATTATTTCAGCAAACTGTATCTCCGCCCTTTTCTAACCTTTTTATCCACCACGTTTCTGAAGTCTTCAAGCTTCAATCAATCACACATGCAGTAACTGCTTACAGTGGCTAGATGGCAGCAATGACTCGCCCGAGCAGAATTAGAGCATCATTGCTCTTCACTGATAGAGATTTATAGGCTGACTTTACTTATCAGACTGCATTAAAAACCCTTCCTCCATCCCATACCCAAACACAGCCTAACCTTTACAACCCATAACCTAAAGCATTTCATCTGTAGAGGTGTTGTTAGGGACAGTACCACAGTGACAGTTCAGAGTAGGGATGGGCAAtaccaaactttttaatttcgATACGATACCGATACTttttgtcataattttaatgaTACTGATACTGATAATTTCTTAAATGGGTatgtcatttttcaaaataatcatTTTTTAGAAAACAGAAAAGATCATTACACTCAAAGGCAAGTCACGTGACACATACAGGCCATTAATTACTGATTTATTACAAAAGCAAATATAAGTACagtcaaataaaaatgtttgtgccACTAAGTGTAAAATAAATAGCCCAGTACTTTACAGAAATATTATGATTATAAAATATGCCTCTTTATAAGTTTTTGATTGTTTGAAGAGGGACTAATGTTGCGGCGTGTGGCACTTTATTGTCACAAATAGTGCATCTGGCTGTACTATTATCTGCAGGTGACAAGTGGCACCACTCCATGCTACGTTTCCTCTTACGGGCCAGCTAAATTTATCACAGTtgttttggcacaaacattaTACAAAAGTTGTGAAAATGTTTGGAAGTGATGCAGCCACCCACGTTTGTATTTACATCATTTTATTAtggctatttgacttgatgttttgtgatgagatttaaaaaatgattaaaacatttttttcttgcatgcctccTTAGTGAACGGAGAAAGCAAAAATGTAGATttaagtaaattcatatcaaagcATACATTTACAAACTTTCACACACTTAAATAGggtactctatcaaaaagtaagcacaacagTATAGATGAAATatatagacttttctgtatacttgtcagtaaaaGCCaggtatacttagacttttctagactaaaaagtaaactgaaagcatacacTCTTATACTAAgtatacaaaacaaaacatggccagtactccctcagatatcgtggtgtacaaatatggaacaccaaaatacaagttatcaacagctcgttatccttagaacattttaaaaggaaattatcatcacatttaattcatgatgtctaattatcttttgatatgtttagatatattttctttttttctgtactgtttttgtatgtatttcattgtttttattggattgttttccactgtttggttgttttttctggacattttgtatacttcttgttgttgtttaacttttgctgtattttttaaattatgttagtttagatctttcttccttttttgttattttttttttctcctggggttgggggggacagtcctttgtataagcctgtggcttcttgacctctcctgacacatttcttttttttttttcattgactggattttgtgcagttttatatatgtgcaaataaaaaaattaaaaaaaataaaaaagtttagAAGAAATAGcgcacttgaataaacttctattTGGTAAGGATGTGCATTGTTTGTATTTCCCCCCCTAGTTTATTGCCCTTATTGGGGGAAAGAAACAGTATAAACGTTAACCAGTCAGCTGTTTCTAATCAAACTCTAATTGTAACATACTATGTAAACATACAAAATTGTATAGGCTATATAAAAGCCGGAGTTCCCAATGAAAGAATCACTACCAGCTGATctttcaatatattttaaagattAAATACATCCTGTATATTTATACTATTGTAGCCTATACATATATTGCTAAAGTTAGTTGCCATTTATATATAATCATTCATTTCTATTTTCTCTCATAAACCAGATTTTGTCCTCCATATATAACTCATGTTAGACCTCATACCACCACTGTGGAAAAACCCTCCAAAAGCCAGTTGGTAAACCCAGAAGTCATGATATGCGGAAGTAACCAACTTGCAGACTGATCTATGATAACAGTGCCTAAATAACAGTTTggtaaaatgaatatagtgcaataTAAGTATTACacatataaaagataatacaatataaaatataaaattacaatatgtattttgatgagattacagttttgccagattattgcacaaagtgtccgtcagataattatataattattgcacagtatatactgtatatttatactaTTGTAGCCTATACATATATTGCTAAAGTTAGTTGCCATTTCTATATAATCATTCATTTTCACATCATATCAGAGACTGCACCAACCTGTCCACATTCAAATCACTaatcaaaactcacctttttagaactgcttttaatgtgtaattaatatagtgtgttttatatttttacgatgtccttgtttttatgataattgtatctgtgtaaagtgtctttgagtatccagaacaaacaataaatctgtgcaatattaatacactgaatgtgaatacatttatctgtgcaatatatccttgatgcaata
This window of the Sebastes fasciatus isolate fSebFas1 chromosome 2, fSebFas1.pri, whole genome shotgun sequence genome carries:
- the mindy2 gene encoding ubiquitin carboxyl-terminal hydrolase MINDY-2 isoform X1 translates to MEKNENLHRDTDGSSLCATIATEMCDGTAVVGGGVVKGAAEKCPSSEPPPLGTLTVNASCNNSSTVNVTAPSSAGNVSSSAGKCVPGEVMGVLVQQEDKKKKKDSTKTSSGISNGMGHDDSVLAAGDSEGGASKLVNNTPGGVSSPAGKESIGEVRAGGESEATKLAKPTHLCPDNHTSSEGLPSGSDPDASLGGESRSMDSLESFSNLNSCPSSDLNSETGPEDRGLALALLQGEYGADGTKTGCAKDRAAAQGQGQSIYHIKWIKWREENTPIITQNENGPCPLLAIMNVLLLAWKVKMPPMMEIITVEQLMEYLGDYILETKPKEISEAQRLNYEQNMSDAMAVLHKLQTGLDVNVKFTGVRVFEYTPECIVFDLLDIPLYHGWLVDPQMHDIVKAVGNCSYNQLVEKIISCKQSDNSELAGEGIVAEQFLSSTATQLTYHGLCELTSTVQEGELCVFFRNNHFSTMIKYKGQLYHLVTDQGFLTEEKVVWESLHNVDGDGNFCDSEFRLRPPSDPETVYRGQQDQIDQDYLMALSLQQEQQSQDLQWEQLPEGISDLELAKKLQEEEDRRASQYYQEQEQEQAAAAVAAAAAAAAQAQQGQQEPAEGDEADRGGAGASGAAAGAGTAAAAGATPSPGKQSSSGERKAKKESKDKDKCVVL
- the mindy2 gene encoding ubiquitin carboxyl-terminal hydrolase MINDY-2 isoform X2; its protein translation is MEKNENLHRDTDGSSLCATIATEMCDGTAVVGGGVVKGAAEKCPSSEPPPLGTLTVNASCNNSSTVNVTAPSSAGNVSSSAGKCVPGEVMGVLVQQEDKKKKKDSTKTSSGISNGMGHDDSVLAAGDSEGGASKLVNNTPGGVSSPAGKESIGEVRAGGESEATKLAKPTHLCPDNHTSSEGLPSGSDPDASLGGESRSMDSLESFSNLNSCPSSDLNSETGPEDRGLALALLQGEYGADGTKTGCAKDRAAAQGQGQSIYHIKWIKWREENTPIITQNENGPCPLLAIMNVLLLAWKVKMPPMMEIITVEQLMEYLGDYILETKPKEISEAQRLNYEQNMSDAMAVLHKLQTGLDVNVKFTGVRVFEYTPECIVFDLLDIPLYHGWLVDPQMHDIVKAVGNCSYNQLVEKIISCKQSDNSELAGEGIVAEQFLSSTATQLTYHGLCELTSTVQEGELCVFFRNNHFSTMIKYKGQLYHLVTDQGFLTEEKVVWESLHNVDGDGNFCDSEFRLRPPSDPETVYRGQQDQIDQV